In a genomic window of Leisingera caerulea DSM 24564:
- a CDS encoding vWA domain-containing protein has translation MFQPFFENLRKASIPVSLREYLTFLEGMKAGLATYDIEAFYFLARAAMVKDERNIDKFDRAFAATFEGLEAIPAEAVMEAVDIPEEWLRKMAEKHLSAEEKAEIEALGGFDKLMETLKERLKEQQGRHQGGNKWIGTAGTSPFGAYGYNPEGVRIGQDKSRHQRAVKVWDKREFKNLDGDVELGTRNIKVALKRLRRWVREGAQEELDLDGTIRSTAEHGYLDVKTRPERHNAVKVLLFLDVGGSMDPHIQVVEELFSAARAEFKHLEYYYFHNCLYEGVWRDNRRRWDEKIPTHEVLRTYGPDYKCIFVGDASMSPYEIAYPGGANEHWNEEAGQIWLQRARDAWASNLWINPVPEKYWDYTHSISMIREIFEDRMVPMTLDGLERGMRELSR, from the coding sequence ATGTTCCAGCCCTTCTTTGAAAACCTGCGCAAGGCGTCCATTCCGGTCAGCCTGCGCGAGTACCTGACGTTCCTTGAGGGAATGAAGGCGGGGCTGGCGACCTATGACATCGAGGCCTTCTACTTCCTCGCCCGCGCCGCAATGGTGAAGGATGAGCGCAACATCGACAAGTTCGACCGCGCCTTTGCTGCCACCTTTGAAGGGCTGGAGGCGATCCCCGCCGAGGCCGTGATGGAGGCGGTGGACATTCCCGAGGAGTGGCTGCGCAAGATGGCGGAAAAGCATCTGAGCGCAGAGGAGAAGGCTGAGATCGAGGCGCTTGGCGGTTTCGACAAGCTGATGGAGACGCTGAAGGAGCGCCTCAAGGAACAGCAGGGCCGCCACCAGGGCGGCAACAAGTGGATCGGCACCGCCGGCACCTCGCCCTTTGGCGCCTATGGCTACAACCCCGAGGGCGTGCGGATCGGGCAGGACAAGAGCCGCCACCAGCGCGCGGTCAAGGTCTGGGACAAGCGCGAGTTCAAGAACCTCGATGGCGATGTCGAACTCGGCACCCGCAACATCAAGGTGGCGCTGAAACGCCTCCGCCGCTGGGTCCGCGAGGGCGCGCAGGAGGAGCTGGATCTGGACGGCACCATCCGCTCCACTGCCGAGCACGGCTATCTGGATGTGAAGACCCGCCCCGAACGGCACAATGCGGTGAAGGTCTTGCTGTTCCTGGACGTCGGCGGCTCGATGGATCCGCATATCCAGGTGGTGGAGGAGCTGTTCTCTGCCGCGCGGGCAGAGTTCAAGCATCTGGAATACTACTACTTCCACAATTGCCTGTATGAGGGCGTCTGGCGCGACAACCGGCGGCGCTGGGACGAGAAGATCCCGACCCATGAGGTGCTGCGCACCTACGGGCCGGATTACAAATGCATCTTTGTGGGGGATGCCTCGATGTCGCCCTATGAAATCGCCTATCCCGGCGGGGCCAATGAGCATTGGAACGAGGAAGCGGGCCAGATCTGGCTGCAGCGTGCGCGCGACGCCTGGGCGTCGAACCTGTGGATCAACCCGGTGCCGGAGAAGTATTGGGACTACACCCATTCAATCAGCATGATCCGGGAGATCTTTGAGGACCGCATGGTGCCGATGACGCTGGACGGTCTGGAACGCGGCATGCGGGAGCTGAGCCGCTAG